In Stomatohabitans albus, one genomic interval encodes:
- a CDS encoding inorganic diphosphatase, which translates to MSIVNVFVEIPAGSHNKYEWDHEVGGFVLDRVLFSPMFYPGDYGFIPNSLGGDGDPLDVLILMSHPTFPGCTVPTKVLGMLDMADDKGEDQKIVGVSANDPRWSHCETLADLPPHVLREVEHFFARYKDLENKAVEIRGWRDRDAAESEIAQALANYEAADPKPAMPGQSH; encoded by the coding sequence ATGTCTATCGTCAATGTGTTTGTTGAGATCCCCGCTGGGAGTCATAACAAGTACGAATGGGATCACGAAGTCGGTGGCTTCGTCCTCGACCGTGTGCTGTTCAGCCCAATGTTCTATCCGGGTGACTATGGGTTTATTCCTAATTCGTTGGGCGGTGATGGCGATCCATTGGACGTTCTTATCCTCATGAGCCACCCCACATTCCCTGGATGCACGGTACCAACAAAGGTCCTGGGCATGTTAGACATGGCAGATGACAAAGGTGAAGACCAAAAAATCGTTGGTGTGAGTGCCAACGATCCTCGCTGGTCACACTGTGAAACATTGGCAGATTTACCACCGCACGTCCTGCGAGAAGTCGAACATTTTTTTGCTCGCTATAAGGATTTGGAAAATAAAGCCGTAGAAATTCGTGGCTGGCGTGATCGTGACGCTGCGGAATCTGAGATTGCTCAGGCACTCGCCAATTACGAAGCGGCTGATCCCAAACCGGCCATGCCTGGTCAATCCCATTAA
- a CDS encoding DsrE family protein yields MTHRTHVTVLLSSSRVSGIDIALSLAEAHPQLLVVLCDAATPLARHDHPNAALIQNLLHQQVTVYAEAAACARRGIDHKRLADGVTMVDTNTIADELVDATTKVVWL; encoded by the coding sequence ATGACCCATCGCACCCATGTGACGGTGCTCCTCAGTTCCTCACGCGTCAGTGGCATTGATATTGCGTTATCACTGGCAGAGGCCCATCCTCAACTTCTTGTGGTGTTGTGTGATGCCGCAACACCGTTGGCTCGCCATGACCATCCAAATGCGGCCTTAATTCAAAATCTGTTACACCAGCAAGTCACCGTTTATGCTGAAGCGGCGGCGTGTGCCCGTCGAGGCATTGACCACAAACGATTGGCGGACGGGGTCACGATGGTTGATACCAATACCATCGCCGATGAGCTTGTTGATGCTACAACGAAGGTGGTGTGGCTATGA
- a CDS encoding GNAT family N-acetyltransferase, with amino-acid sequence MAFHSPAVFTQFTPEHLRVVRTILAEHPWELGEQQQYQLNESASGFIGLLNEANQTYAHIRLTGQPNPVAVIEITSVTQDPDTYVEAAKHALTETAARVQGPVHLWRHRPFPVALDDLGLTLERSLAHMQRDTSDLPGVPPTPPGVLIRPFTWDDLDAFVELNNAAFAHHPDQGGWTRDLAQERLRQPWVRFDQLFIAQETSQSSEPGKLLAFHWTKQHETQEGKPAGEVYVIGVHPDAQGRGLGKVMLLTGLHALVTSGAQLLDLWVNEAETAPMRLYTSMGFTVAERSECFEGHTSTNMKRQD; translated from the coding sequence ATGGCTTTTCATTCACCCGCCGTATTTACCCAGTTCACACCTGAACATCTGCGTGTTGTTCGAACAATCCTTGCTGAACACCCGTGGGAATTGGGCGAGCAACAGCAATACCAACTCAACGAAAGCGCTTCAGGATTTATTGGGCTCCTCAACGAGGCAAATCAAACCTATGCCCATATTCGGTTGACAGGGCAACCCAACCCGGTAGCGGTGATTGAGATCACATCCGTGACCCAAGATCCTGATACCTATGTGGAAGCCGCCAAACATGCGCTAACAGAAACGGCCGCCAGAGTGCAGGGCCCGGTCCACCTATGGCGACATCGCCCGTTCCCTGTGGCACTTGACGACCTTGGACTGACCCTAGAACGGTCTTTGGCACATATGCAACGCGATACCAGCGATTTGCCAGGGGTTCCTCCAACCCCACCTGGCGTGCTTATTCGCCCATTTACTTGGGATGACCTTGATGCCTTTGTTGAACTCAATAACGCCGCGTTTGCACATCATCCTGACCAGGGTGGGTGGACAAGGGACCTTGCGCAAGAACGACTGAGACAACCCTGGGTACGATTCGACCAGCTCTTTATTGCCCAAGAAACCAGTCAATCATCTGAACCTGGAAAACTCTTGGCCTTTCACTGGACAAAACAACATGAAACCCAAGAAGGAAAGCCAGCCGGTGAAGTATATGTGATTGGGGTCCATCCTGATGCGCAAGGCCGAGGATTAGGGAAAGTCATGTTACTTACCGGCCTGCACGCTCTTGTTACCAGCGGCGCCCAACTGCTCGATCTGTGGGTAAATGAAGCTGAAACAGCCCCCATGCGCCTATACACATCAATGGGATTCACCGTCGCTGAACGATCAGAGTGCTTTGAAGGTCATACATCAACCAACATGAAGCGACAGGATTAG
- a CDS encoding tRNA-modifying protein YgfZ — MPTWARHLRVIQVQGPDAHHLLNLLLTQQLVAFDLPAAREWLWLEAKGAIIAAGTAVLPDPETAWLVVDQELETTVVERLIRFRFSLKADIDVRTDLAVYSDLHAGTAPPGPYPELTHEGHTWIVTYPYGYRDIIAPTQTVAPLPLVEGWDNWRVSAGVPRWGREIIAGTRTQELGLLPTHGHMQKGCYPGQESIAKIYNLGEVRRALCLLETPEPVQVGQIITEQKRPAPITSSNGTHALAMISLNDGKAPETIPLERQSLPVVEVIGAKWAIPGGWRNTSDNTPLH; from the coding sequence ATGCCAACTTGGGCCCGTCACCTACGAGTGATACAGGTGCAAGGGCCTGACGCCCATCATCTGTTAAACCTCCTCCTTACCCAACAGCTTGTTGCGTTTGACTTACCAGCCGCACGTGAGTGGCTTTGGTTAGAGGCCAAGGGTGCGATCATTGCGGCTGGAACGGCGGTACTCCCTGATCCGGAGACCGCATGGCTAGTTGTTGACCAAGAATTAGAAACAACCGTTGTTGAACGACTCATTCGGTTTCGGTTTTCACTTAAAGCAGATATTGACGTCCGAACCGATTTGGCCGTGTATAGCGATCTTCATGCAGGTACGGCTCCTCCTGGCCCCTACCCCGAACTTACGCACGAAGGACACACCTGGATCGTTACCTACCCCTATGGATACCGCGATATCATCGCGCCCACCCAAACCGTTGCACCCCTACCCCTGGTTGAAGGATGGGATAATTGGCGGGTTAGTGCCGGTGTTCCACGTTGGGGACGTGAGATTATCGCCGGTACCCGGACCCAAGAATTAGGCCTGTTACCAACGCACGGTCATATGCAAAAGGGTTGTTACCCAGGCCAAGAAAGCATCGCCAAGATTTACAACCTCGGCGAAGTCCGCCGTGCACTGTGCTTACTCGAAACGCCTGAGCCAGTGCAGGTTGGTCAAATAATCACTGAGCAGAAACGACCCGCACCCATCACTTCTTCAAATGGGACCCATGCTTTAGCCATGATTTCATTAAATGACGGTAAAGCACCCGAAACAATTCCATTGGAACGTCAGTCTCTACCTGTAGTTGAGGTCATCGGAGCCAAGTGGGCTATTCCCGGCGGCTGGCGTAACACATCTGACAACACGCCATTGCATTAG
- a CDS encoding Fur family transcriptional regulator — MSEKLPPGYLILRVREAGYRVTAARMAVCQVLEESETHVNAEELCAEAQKILPAINLASVYRTLTILDELGLVHEVRIGTLPGRWAVASGDAELHLHCTECEAVYHHPLKDTLEPLLDHIKADHGFEVQRANLVLNGVCGNCMHNHLK; from the coding sequence ATGAGCGAGAAGTTACCTCCCGGTTACCTTATTCTCCGTGTGAGAGAGGCCGGCTATCGAGTTACGGCTGCTCGCATGGCGGTATGTCAGGTCCTTGAAGAATCTGAAACCCATGTGAACGCCGAAGAATTGTGTGCAGAAGCCCAGAAGATTTTGCCTGCAATCAATCTGGCAAGTGTCTACCGAACGTTAACCATTTTGGATGAGCTTGGTCTTGTCCACGAGGTGAGAATTGGCACCTTGCCAGGACGCTGGGCAGTAGCATCAGGCGATGCCGAGTTGCATTTGCACTGCACCGAATGTGAAGCGGTCTATCACCACCCGCTGAAAGACACACTCGAACCACTCTTGGACCACATCAAAGCCGACCACGGGTTTGAAGTTCAGCGCGCAAACCTTGTACTCAACGGTGTGTGTGGGAATTGTATGCACAATCACCTGAAATAG
- a CDS encoding peptidoglycan DD-metalloendopeptidase family protein, which yields MNSRIALAFAAIGIGAGSLANPAIGQAGGFQHVQSEHLGGLQFVEQGSEQPAPADNLGDTFAGFDVGDSSGDDQALPQQPVENLDVTPAQPDEMTQRVEAEPDVVAARTNVDRLSDWVKETQANLEGRTRRYEIAQGHATRLLEELHGKPDEIRAAAKRIQEAKDERAKLVRTAYKSPATITKADPLSAGNATNINDSLHSGESIRRAIERADEHIRQLEHAASLDRENFQIASTSARAALAEINELEASSEALNKALEQGNQNLTEARATLEATRKAARARLDAQAAAEAAARAAQQAAQQARTVSPDGTQVVVSPIPAQAQNMNAGWDLWRMATINGAQQVMTCPVGHPVSFIDSWGFPRSGGRTHKGVDMMAAKGTPIYAVADGHVERAYWNRLGGLSINFVDSLGHKYYYAHMDAVYVTDGQQMKVGDVMGAVGNTGNAQSTPPHLHFQFHPNHGGPVPPYELTRSLCGPND from the coding sequence GTGAATTCCCGTATCGCCCTCGCCTTTGCTGCTATCGGCATTGGCGCTGGTTCTCTTGCCAACCCAGCCATCGGTCAAGCTGGCGGGTTCCAACATGTGCAATCTGAGCACCTTGGCGGACTGCAGTTTGTTGAACAAGGTTCTGAACAACCTGCACCTGCCGACAATTTGGGCGATACCTTTGCAGGCTTCGACGTTGGTGATTCCAGCGGTGATGACCAAGCCCTTCCACAACAACCTGTGGAGAACCTGGACGTCACCCCTGCCCAACCCGATGAGATGACCCAACGGGTTGAAGCTGAACCTGATGTGGTTGCGGCACGGACCAATGTTGACCGGTTGAGTGACTGGGTCAAAGAAACCCAAGCGAACCTTGAAGGCCGTACCCGCCGGTATGAAATCGCCCAAGGTCACGCCACTCGTTTGCTTGAAGAACTGCATGGCAAGCCAGATGAAATTCGGGCAGCCGCTAAGCGTATTCAAGAAGCTAAGGACGAACGCGCAAAGCTGGTGCGGACGGCCTACAAGTCACCGGCAACCATCACCAAGGCAGACCCCTTGTCTGCCGGTAATGCAACCAATATCAATGATTCATTACACAGCGGTGAATCAATCCGACGGGCGATTGAACGTGCTGATGAACACATCCGCCAGCTCGAACATGCAGCCTCCCTTGACCGTGAGAACTTCCAAATTGCATCAACATCTGCGCGTGCTGCACTTGCAGAAATCAATGAGTTAGAAGCGTCCAGTGAAGCATTAAATAAGGCACTTGAACAGGGCAATCAAAACCTGACCGAAGCTCGCGCAACCCTCGAAGCAACCCGTAAAGCTGCGCGTGCCCGCCTCGATGCTCAAGCTGCAGCTGAAGCGGCTGCCCGAGCAGCCCAGCAGGCGGCTCAACAAGCGCGCACGGTGAGCCCGGACGGTACACAGGTTGTGGTGAGCCCGATCCCCGCCCAAGCTCAAAATATGAACGCTGGTTGGGACTTGTGGCGTATGGCTACCATCAATGGCGCACAACAGGTCATGACTTGTCCGGTAGGACATCCGGTGAGCTTTATCGACTCTTGGGGCTTCCCACGTTCTGGTGGGCGAACCCACAAGGGTGTGGACATGATGGCCGCGAAAGGCACACCCATTTATGCCGTAGCAGACGGCCATGTTGAACGGGCGTACTGGAACCGGCTCGGTGGGCTCAGCATCAACTTTGTTGATTCTTTGGGACATAAGTATTACTACGCGCACATGGATGCGGTGTACGTCACTGATGGACAACAAATGAAGGTGGGTGACGTGATGGGTGCCGTGGGGAACACGGGCAACGCTCAGTCAACCCCTCCGCACTTGCACTTCCAATTCCACCCCAATCATGGCGGGCCTGTACCTCCATACGAGTTAACACGTAGCTTGTGCGGTCCTAACGATTAG
- a CDS encoding helix-turn-helix domain-containing protein, with translation MQVSDTITDSPTRTQILDILRGSQEGQTVKDVAAMVGIHPNVARTHLTKLTQAKLVSYTEQRREQGGRPARIYRAVLFTPSEQETATSTTQSTPLVIAFLVALVERTSSHHGEPPDRLSLGWTLAKTLGNAHLAGYQSHRNQPIGQIATTIANALSAYEPTIAVRAKTADWAEVVGFDHLAAPLANHDEELAKVFINGLIVGAGDALGTRLDIDNNTIPDSTIRIRKAASRGQYVTAHVHATLDTRGMDRDDAVVEAMRTMTTLNSGELLEVLCEGPGSPAAFARWADRANHDLLSVDRSQDHLGQPAIRLLFRKADS, from the coding sequence ATGCAAGTGAGTGACACGATCACTGATTCACCAACACGCACCCAGATTCTCGATATTTTGCGTGGTTCCCAAGAAGGGCAAACCGTTAAAGATGTGGCTGCCATGGTGGGCATTCACCCCAATGTGGCAAGGACCCACCTCACGAAGTTGACGCAAGCCAAGCTTGTGTCCTATACCGAACAGCGTCGTGAACAAGGTGGACGCCCTGCCCGTATCTATCGTGCGGTGCTCTTTACACCTTCTGAGCAAGAAACAGCAACATCCACCACACAGTCCACCCCGCTCGTTATTGCGTTTCTTGTTGCGCTTGTTGAACGAACCAGTTCACATCATGGTGAACCACCTGACCGACTATCATTAGGGTGGACGCTTGCCAAGACATTAGGCAATGCGCACCTTGCGGGGTATCAATCGCATCGCAACCAGCCCATCGGACAGATAGCAACAACGATAGCTAACGCCCTGTCGGCCTATGAACCAACCATTGCCGTTCGTGCGAAAACGGCTGACTGGGCTGAAGTCGTTGGGTTTGATCACCTTGCGGCACCACTCGCAAACCATGATGAAGAACTTGCGAAAGTATTTATTAATGGGCTCATTGTGGGTGCTGGCGATGCTCTTGGCACTCGCTTGGATATTGACAACAACACGATCCCAGATTCAACGATCCGTATCCGCAAGGCGGCCAGTCGTGGCCAATATGTGACCGCCCATGTGCACGCCACATTAGATACACGAGGTATGGACCGCGACGATGCCGTTGTTGAAGCGATGCGAACCATGACGACCCTCAATAGCGGTGAGTTGCTCGAAGTACTCTGTGAAGGCCCAGGGTCGCCGGCTGCCTTTGCCCGCTGGGCAGACCGTGCAAACCACGATTTATTAAGTGTGGATCGTTCCCAAGATCATCTTGGCCAACCTGCAATCCGCCTCTTATTCAGAAAGGCCGATTCATGA
- a CDS encoding glycosyltransferase, whose amino-acid sequence MSLTVGLVSFHTSPLIRPGTGDGGGLNVYVAALADGLVRQGHRVHVFTRRYDPTQAGVVFTDSGVVVHHIPAGPEEASKEDLADLIPDFVRGILSHPVAPTIDLWHGHYWLSGCAAAGLGGLFTRPVVQTFHTLGGIKNERLAHGDVPEPEHRVQAEYWLAGHADLVSAPAPAEALWLGEHVPGARVRVIEPGVDLRCFYPPQPDLRAPWDLTKPLNILFAGRLQPLKAPDVAVKTIAYLNRRAHLTIVGGPSGRNGMRPEDLLSLASQLGVGDQVTCLPAMDRPDLARMFRQSDVVLVPSHTESFGLVALEAQACGTPVVASDIDGLMHVLGGHRGGMLVPVNDAPGMAWAVEQITSSQPVYQAYQQRALVTAKRFSWDATISRTIDAYESVLAKRKTA is encoded by the coding sequence ATGTCCCTCACGGTTGGCCTCGTTTCCTTTCACACCTCCCCGCTTATTCGTCCGGGAACCGGGGATGGTGGGGGATTAAACGTCTATGTCGCGGCACTTGCTGATGGGCTTGTACGCCAAGGTCATCGTGTTCACGTGTTTACACGACGGTATGACCCAACCCAAGCCGGGGTGGTCTTCACCGATAGCGGCGTGGTCGTCCACCACATTCCAGCCGGCCCAGAGGAGGCCAGTAAAGAAGACCTTGCTGACCTTATCCCTGATTTTGTTCGGGGTATCCTCAGCCATCCGGTTGCCCCGACTATTGATCTTTGGCATGGTCACTATTGGTTGAGTGGGTGTGCAGCAGCCGGGTTGGGTGGTTTATTCACCCGTCCTGTTGTGCAAACATTTCATACGTTGGGCGGGATTAAAAACGAGCGCTTAGCCCACGGTGACGTACCCGAACCTGAGCATCGTGTGCAGGCTGAGTACTGGCTTGCCGGTCACGCTGACTTGGTCAGTGCGCCAGCCCCGGCAGAAGCATTGTGGCTAGGAGAACACGTTCCAGGCGCCCGTGTTCGGGTTATTGAGCCTGGCGTAGATTTACGCTGCTTCTACCCACCCCAACCTGATTTACGTGCGCCATGGGATCTGACGAAGCCACTGAACATTCTTTTTGCTGGCCGCCTTCAACCCTTGAAAGCACCTGATGTTGCCGTCAAGACTATTGCCTACCTGAATCGTCGTGCCCACCTTACGATTGTGGGTGGACCATCCGGTCGAAACGGAATGCGGCCAGAGGATTTGCTCTCCCTTGCATCACAACTTGGTGTTGGTGATCAGGTCACCTGCCTACCTGCCATGGATCGGCCTGACTTGGCACGCATGTTCCGTCAAAGTGATGTTGTACTCGTACCTAGCCACACCGAGTCATTTGGGCTTGTGGCACTTGAAGCCCAGGCCTGTGGCACCCCGGTCGTGGCGAGTGATATTGATGGGCTGATGCATGTGCTCGGTGGGCATCGAGGCGGCATGTTAGTGCCCGTTAATGACGCCCCTGGGATGGCATGGGCGGTTGAACAAATCACATCCTCTCAACCCGTCTACCAGGCCTACCAACAGCGTGCGCTCGTCACCGCTAAACGCTTTTCATGGGATGCAACTATTTCACGTACGATCGACGCTTACGAATCGGTCCTGGCCAAAAGGAAAACAGCGTGA
- a CDS encoding DUF4333 domain-containing protein codes for MRIRFIALAMLAVLGLAACSTPTADKAALAKTVGDTLTAQIGSPQTPQVNCPNPLKLKAEEQTICELVNPSDSQTYEVTVTYKGQNDQDAPIYDIRVASSPKKS; via the coding sequence ATGCGCATCCGTTTCATTGCCCTCGCCATGTTGGCAGTCCTTGGGTTGGCCGCGTGCTCAACTCCGACCGCGGATAAGGCCGCATTGGCTAAAACGGTTGGGGATACCCTCACCGCCCAGATTGGCTCTCCCCAAACACCACAGGTGAACTGTCCCAATCCATTGAAATTAAAAGCTGAAGAGCAAACAATCTGCGAACTAGTTAACCCAAGTGACAGTCAAACCTATGAAGTGACCGTCACTTACAAGGGCCAGAATGACCAGGATGCACCGATTTATGACATCCGCGTTGCAAGTAGTCCCAAGAAAAGCTAA